The genome window CAGAAGACGGCCGCGGCGAGCGGGAGCAGGGCCGGGTTCACGCGACCTCCAGCCGCCGCCAGGTCGCCAGGAACACCAGCGCCGCGGCGATGGAACCGAAGGAGGCGAACGAATTCGCGGCCAGGTAGACGACCCAGGCGTTGCCCCGCACCGTTTCCGCGTACCCGCCGCCGGCCAGCGACGCTCCGATGAGGAGGGTGCCGAGCCCCAGCGACACCACGGCCCCGAGGACGGCGAGGGTCACGACGAGCACCCGCGGGAGCCGGCGCGGCCCGTCGTGGCGGCGCACGGCCCCGCGCCGCGCCAGCCACCACGACGCCAGGCAGGCGAGCCCGAGGGCGATCGCGTCCGCGGCGAGGGTGTCGGAGAGCCGGTGCCACTTCGCCGTCACCGTGTACGCGCCGATGCCGACCGCCCACGACAGCAGGAAGAACAGCGTGACGCCGCGCCAGCGGTAGGGCACCACGAGCAGGGCGGCGAACAGCACGGTCATCGCGATCGTCGTGTGCCCGCTCGGCAGGCTGTTGCCGGCGTAGTGCCCGGTCACCTCGACCAGCCCCGGCCGGGGCAGCACGAACCGCTTGAGCCCCTGCGTCACGAGCTGGCCGCCGACGATCACGCCGACCGCCGCGACGGCGAGGTCGAGGCGCCGCCGCAGCACGCCCACCAGCGCCACCACGACGACGGCGACGGCCAGCGAGACCAGCGTGATCCGGCTCAGGCTCGCGTCGGCGACGGCCTGGTCGCGCGCGGCGGCTTCGTCGGCTCCGCGCAGCGCGGCGTTCTCCAGCTCCTGGCCGGGCACCGTCCAGACGGCGAGGAAGTAGACCGCGGCCAGGACGACGGCGCACCCGGCCGCGACGGCCGGCCAGCGACGGGCGGGAACCACCCCGGACCTCCTCCAGTGCGCGATTGCTCCGGACAGCGTAGTTGCCTGCTGCGATCGGACGCACACCGAGGGTGAGACTCAACCGCCGGCCCGGTTCGTGCGTGGACCTGACGTTCGAGTGGTCTGGTGTTGATTGTCTGGTGGTTTCTGAGTTATTCAGTTTGCCCATGTTCCGTGTTACGTTCGGTTCGACGAGCCCGCGGTAGTGCTCCGGGCTCGGCGTGCCCGCCCCCGCCCGGAGTGCTCCGCCGTCCCCGCCAGGCCGGTGCGCGGTTCCGTGCGCGTCCCCGGAGGAGTTCGATGCGCCGCTTCGTCGTCCTGGTCCTCGCGCTGCTGTCGCCGCTCGTCGTGGTGACACCGGCCGCGAACGCCGCCGTCACCCCCAAACCGCCGCCGCTGTCCACGCCGTGGACGTCCCAGGTCAGCACCACCAACCCGCTGCCCGAGTACCCGCGGCCGCAACTGCAGCGGCCCGACTGGCAGTCCCTCAACGGCGAGTGGGAGTTCCTCAACCCCGCCACCGGCTCGGGCGGCAGCGTCGACCGCTACGCCGCGCCGCCGCTCGGGCAGACGCTGCCCGAACGCATCCTGGTGCCCTACCCCGTCGAGTCGGCGCTGTCGGGCATCATGCGCAACGACAACCGCGACCTGATGTTCTACCGCCGCACGTTCACCGTGCCGGCGGCGTGGGCGGGCCGGAACGTGCAGCTGCACTTCGGCGCCGTCGACTACGAGGCGACCGTGTGGGTCAACGGCGTCCAGGTCGCCACGCACAAGGGCGGCTACGACCGGTTCGAAGCCGACATCACCGCGCGGCTCACCGGCGGCAGCAACGAAATCGTCGTGCGCGTCTACGACCCGACCGACGGCCGCGGCGAGAAGCAGCCGGTGGGCAAGCAGGCGAACTCGCAGTCGAGCATCTTCTACACGCCCACTTCGGGGATCTGGCAGACGGTCTGGCTCGAGCCGACCGCGCCGACGTCGATCTACTCGGTCGACATCTCCCCGAACCTGGCGAACAACACCGCCCGCGTGCGGGTGTTCGGCCGCGGCAGCACCAGCGGGTACTCCGTGCTCGCCGAGTCGATGACCGGCGGCGCCGTCGTCGGCAGCGCCACCGGCGGTTTCACGGAGTTCTCGGTGCCGGTGCCGAACGCGCGGCGGTGGTCGCCCGACGACCCGTTCCTCTACGACCTGCGGGTGTCGCTGCGCACCGCGTCCGGCGCGACGGTCGACCAGGTGGTCAGCTACTTCGGCATGCGCGAGGTCGGCACGAAGAACGTCAACGGCACGCTGCGGCCGACGCTCAACGGCGAGTTCGTGTTCCAGGCCGGCACCCTCGACCAGGGTTTCTGGCCGGACGGCCTGTACACCGCGCCGACCGACGCGGCGCTGGCTTCGGACCTGCAGAAGCACAAGGACCTGGGCTTCAACATGGTCCGCAAGCACATCAAGGTCGAGCCGGCGCGCTGGTACTACTGGGCCGACCGGCTGGGATTGCTGGTGTGGCAGGACATCCCGTCGACCCCGACGGCGGACAGCAACCGGACGGCCGCGCAGATCGCCGAGTTCGAAACCGAAGCGCGCGAGATCGTCGACGAGCACCGCTTCTCCCCCGCCGTCATCACGTACGTGCCGTTCAACGAAGGCTGGGGCGAGTGGAACCTCGACGAGACCAAGCGCGTCACGACGAACATCAAGAACCAGGACCCGACCCGGCTGGTGAACCCGCACAGCGGGTTCAACTGCTGCGCGTCGAAGGGTGACCCGGGCACCGGCGACATCATCGACTGGCACATGTACACCGGCCCGGACGGGCCACGGCCGTCCGGCACCCGTGTGTCGGTGCTCGGCGAGTTCGGCGGGCTGGGCCTGCGCAACCCCGGTCACGAGTACAGCCCGACCGGCGGCTTCTTCGCCTACGAACAGATGTCGAGCGCGGCGCAGCTGAACGACCGCTTCACCGGGATGATCCGGGACACGAAGCAGCTGATGCTCGCGAAGGGCCTGTCGGCGTCGGTCTACACGGAGATCACCGACGTCGAAGGCGAGTACAACGGGCTGCTGACGTACGACCGGCGGGTGCAGAAGGTCGACACCGCCCGCGTCCGCGCGGCGCACACCGACCTCATCAACGCGTCCAAGAACCTGAACGCGGCGGTGCCGCTGACGCTCGGGCACCTGCGGTCGTTCCGGGTGACCACGCCCGGGTACACCGACCGGTACCTGCGGCACGCGGATTCCCTGGCGCGCACGGACGTCCTGACGACGGGCAGCGCGGACGGGGCCCGCCAGGACGCCGCGTTCCGCACGGTCGCGGGCCTGGCGAACCCGCGCTGCTTCTCGTTCGAGTCGGTGAACTTCCCCGGGAAGTTCCTGCGCCACTCGGACAGCCGCGTCCGCATCGACAGCGACACGGGCGGCTCGTTCGCCGCGGACGCCACCTGGTGCTCCCGGCCAGGCCTCGCCGCCGGCGGGACGTCGTTCGAGTCGGTCAACTTCCCCGGCAAGTTCCTGCGGCACTACAACGAAGCCGTGTACCTGGCGGCCAGCGGCGGCACGAACCCGTGGGACACGGCGACGAGCTTCGCCGCGGACGCGACGTGGGACGTCTCGGCGCCGGCGTTGTGGCGCAGTTCGGTCCCGCTGACGGCGAACGCGCGCCAGTCGCTGCAGGTGACGACGTGGGGCTACACCGACCGCTACCTGCGCCATTCGGGCGGCCTCGCTTACACGGAGGTGGTGAACAGCGGCAGCAGCGCGTTGCTGAAGCAGGACGCGACGTACACGGTGCGGCGCGGGCTGGGCGAGTCGTCGTGCTACTCGTTCGAGTCGGTGAACTACCCGGGCCAGTTCCTGCGCCACCAGGACGGCCGGGTCCGCAATTCACCGGACGACGGCTCGGCGCTGATGCGCGCGGACGCGACGTTCTGCACCCGCCCGGGCCTGGGCGGCACCGGCGTGACGTTCGAGTCCCTGAACATCCCGGGCGCGTACCTGCGCCACTTCGACTCGGCGGTGTACATCGCGTCGGGCGCGGGGACGGGCTCGGACCGGCCCCAGACGGTGTCGGCGGACAGCAGCTGGACCGTGGCGGCGCCCTGGGCTCCGTGAGCGGGGGTGGTCCGGTGTGGACTGTCCACACCGGACCACCTGCTCGTCATCCGGCGTAGCATTCCGCCAGTGCGCCGAACGCCGCCTTCGGTTCCCACGGGACGTCCGCGTACGTGTCCCCGGTTCCCTCCTCCAGCACCTTCACCACACCCCAGCTCGCCATGTCCAGGTCCTCGGCGGGGTCGGCGCGGTGCACCAGCCCGTAACACACGAACGTGCAGGCGAAAGCCGCGTCGACGCCTTCCGTCGTGAACACCTCCAGCAGTTCACGGAAGTACCTCGCCTGCTCCTCCTCGTCCCGCACGTACGTGCCCTTCAGGCGGACCGGGGTGTCCCCCTCGTACTCGACGATCTCGCCGCAGCGAGCGCCGAGGTCGGCCGCGCCGCGGTACGGGGTCACGCCGAACTCCGTGATGGCCACCGGTTTGCCCGAGGCCACCAAGGTGCGAATGCCTTCGCGGTAGCGGTGCTCGACCTCCTCGGACCGGTGGGCGTCGACCGACACGATGTCGAACGGCGTCCAGTCCACCCGCTCCAGCGGCACCGACGCGTACGTGATCCGGCCGCCGAAACGGGCGCGGACCACCTCGGCCGCGCGGGCGAGGAAGTCGTTGACGCGGGCCGGGAGGTCCGCGATCAGCGTCCGGTCGGCCAGGACGTTCGCCAGCCGTTCCTCGATGCCCTCGCCGGGCAGGAAGCCGTGGTTGAACAGGCTCAGCTCGGCGCCGGTGACGAACACGACCTCGGCTCCCCCGGCGCGCAGCCGTTCGGCCCGATCCGCGCCGTCGGCGAACTGGGCCAGGATCTCCTCCGGACGGCGGTCCCAGGGGAACGGCGAGAACCACACCTCCAGGCCCAGCGCGGCCGCCTCGCGGGCGGCGAAGTCGATGCGGTCGAGGTCGGTGCCGATCAGCCGGACGGCCGTGCAGTGCAGGTCGTCGCGGATGATCGCCAGCTCACGGCGGACCAGGTCGGGGTCGAAGGGGCGGTTGAACCGCCCGCCGCGCTCGAAGCCGGTGTCGTAGCCGATGCCTTTGGCTCGCATGGGTCCTCCATTCAAGGTACGGTACGTACCGTACCGTACAACTACGGTACGGTCGGTACCTATGGCCGAAGCGAAGACCCGGCGCCGGGGCACGGAGCTGGAAGACGCGATCCTGCGCGCGGCGGCGGACGAGCTCGCCGAGGCGGGCTACGCCGGGCTGACCATGGAACGCGTGGCCCAGCGGGCGGGCACCAACAAGAACGCGCTCTACCGCCGCTGGCCGAACCGCGCCGCACTCGGCGTCGCCGCCTACCGCCACCTCGCCGGCGACCGGCTGAGCCCACCCGACACCGGCGACCTGCGCGAAGACGCCCTGACCCTGCTGCGCGCGATCAACTGCGGCCAGTCCACCCCCGCCGCCCGGATCCTCCGCGGCCTCCTGGCCGGGGTCGGCGACGAGCCGGAACTGCTGAAGCAGCTGAACGAGCAGGCCACCGACGGCGTCGCGAGCACCTGGCTGACGGTCCTCGACCGGGCCGTGGCCCGCGGCGAAGCACCACCCGAAGCACGGCACCCGCGGGTCGCCACGGTCGCACTCGTGTTGCTCCGCAACGAATACCTGACCCACGGACTGACCACAGTGGACGACGACGTGCTCACCGAGATCGTCGACGAGGTCTTCCTCCCCCTGGTCCGGCGCCGATGACGCGGCTCGCGCGCCACGAGAAGCTCGCCGCCGCCCTCGCGGACGCCCCCGACGACGTCCTGGCCACCGCGCGCCCGCTGGGCACCGGGATCGGCGGGTCGACCTGGCTCCTGCGGGTCGACGGCGAGCCGGTCTTCGTGAAGCGGGTCGCCCTCACCGATGTCGAACGGCGGCACGAAGGCTCGACCGCCGACCTCTACGGCCTGCCGCCCTGGTACCACTACGGCGTGGGTTCAGCGGGCTTCAGCGCCTGGCGGGAACTGGAGGCGCACCTCCTGACCAGCGAATGGGCCCGCACCGGGCAGTGCGCGAACTTCCCGCTCCTGCACCACTGGCGGATCCTGCCCGGACGGCCGCGCCCCCACACCGACCTGGCGCACGACGTCGCCTTCTGGCACGACGACCCGGGCGTGCGGCGACGGCTCGAAGCGCTCGACGGCGCCACCACCGATCTCGTGCTGTTCATCGAGCACCTGCCGCACGGTCTCGTCGAGTGGCTCGACGAGGACCCGGACGGCATCGACCTGGCCGGCCGGGACTTCCCCGCGATCAGCGGATTCCTGGCCGGCCAGGGCGTCCAGCACTTCGACGCGCACTTCGCGAACATCCTCACCGACGGCGAACGGCTGTACCTCACCGATTTCGGGCTCGCGGCCTTCCCGGGCTTCGCCCTCTCCGATGCCGAAGCCGAGTTCCTCGCCGAGCACGCCACACACGACCGCGCCTACCTGCTAACCCGCCTGGTGAACCGGATCGTCCGGAGCCACCCCGGTGATCGGGACCGCGACGCGTTCGTCGAGCGCCACGCCCCGCTGGCCGAGGTCGTCAACCGCTTCTACCGCGCACTGCAAGGGACGAGCCGCAAAACCCCTTACCCCGCCGAGGAAATCGCTCAGCAGTTGGTGCGCGCCGGCTTGCCCGCGAACCGGTCGGCCAGGTAGCCCACGACGTCGCCGGCCGAGAAGGCCAGGGTCGTCACGTGCTCGCCGAGGTACGTGCCCCACGTGACCGGCACCCCCGCCGCGCAGTACTCGCGCCGCAAGGTCCGGGCCTGCGCCAAGGGGATGATCTCGTCGGCGCTCCGGTGGAACAGGAAGACCGGGGCCTTCGGCGGCCGGGCGCCGAGCTGGTTCTCCGCCAGCCGGGCCTGCCACTTCGGCGTGGTGAGCGGGTTCGCCGTCGTGTAGTCGGCGATGTGCCCGAACGCGTAGCCGAACACCGCGTCGACGCAGGCGTCCTGCTGGGTCGCGTACAGCGTGCGGCCGCGGTCGTTGAGGTAGGCGGGCAGGTCCAGCTCCGGGTAGGCCGCGTCCAGGCCGAGGGCCGACAGCAGCAGGAAGCCGAACCCGATGCCGCCGTCGAGGTTCTTCGCCACCGCGTTCAGGTCCGCGGGCGTGCCGCCGGCGGTGATGCCCGCGACCGTCAGCTCGGGAGCGTACGACGGCGCCAGCTCGCCCGCCCAGGCCGCTCCCCCGCCGCCCTGGGAGTAGCCGGAGAACGCGACCGGGCCGCCCGCCGCCAGGCCCGCCGCCGGTAGCCGGGTGGCCGCGCGGGCCGCGTCGATCACCGTGTGGCCCTCGGAGCGGCCGACGACGTAGGTGTGCAGGCCGGGCGTGCCGAGGCCTTCGTAGTCGGTGATCGCCACCGCCCAGCCGCGGCTCAGCATCGCGTCGACGAACAGCGGTTTCTCGTAGTCCGGCTGGAACTTCGACGGCGCGCAGCGGTCGCCGATGCCCCGCGTGCCGCTGGCGACCGAGACGATCGGCCGCGGCCCGGCGCCGGTCCACGGCGCGGCCGGGACCAGGACCCGGCCGGACACCGCGATCGGGGTGTCCGTCGCGGACCTCGACCGGTACAGCACCAGGTACCCGCGCGCCCCGGGCTGGTCCGGCAACGGCCGCCACCACACGACGTCGCCGTCGGCGCCCGCCGGCAGCGGGCTCGGCGGCGTGTAGAAGGCGTCGCCGTCCGGGCCGCGCGGCGGGTCCGTGACCGCACCGGCCGTGGTGACCAGCAGGACGACGGTCAGCAGGACCATCCACAAGCGACGCATGGGAACTCCTCGTCGAGTCCGGGATACCAAGGGACTAGAAGACGCGGTCGACGTCTTCGGCGATCAGGTGGTCCAGCGCGCGCTCGGCGACGGCGGCGATGGTCATCGAGGGGTTGCAGGCGGCCGTCGTCCCCGGCATCAGGGCGCCGTCGAGGACGTACAGGCCCCGGTGCCCGAGCACGCGGCCTTCGAGGTCGCAGACCGCGCCCATCGCGGCGCCGCCGAGCGGGTGCCAGGTGCTGGGCACGACGGCGGTCGTGTCGAGCAGCACGCCGAGCGGCCCGGCGATGCGGGAAATCCGCTCGTGGATGCGCGCGCTCAGCTTCGCGTCGGCGTTCGACGGCCAGTGCAGGACGGCGTCGTCCTTCGCGGCGTCGTAGACGAACCGGCCGCGCCCGGCGCTGATCCCGTAGCCGACGAGCATCGTGGTGCGCAGGTCCGGCAGCGGTGGCAGGGACGCCTGGATGACGGTGTTGGCCGTCGCGGGGTCGTCCCACTCCTTGCTGCCGTAGACGACCGGGCCGCCCTGCGGGGCGCCGAAGTCGTCGGCGAGGTTCGTCCACGTGTAGATGCGGTCGCCGTTGGTGCCCCAGCCGTCGCCCAGCTCGTCGGGCAGGTCGGGGATGTCGCCCTTCGCGCCCGCGCGCATCAGCAGCCGCGTCGTGTTCGCCGTGCCGGCCGCCATGACGAGTGCCTTCGCGGTCAGGACCTTCTTTTCCAGCACGGTCCCGGCGGTGTCGATGCGGTCGGCGCGGATCTCCCAGCGGCCGTCCGGGGCGAGCGCGACGCCGGTGACGTTGTGGAGGGGCGCCACGGTGCAGCGGCCGGTCGCTTCGGCGGCCGCGAGGTAGGTGACGTCGACCGAGTGCTTGCCGCCGTTGTTCACCCCGAGGGCGCAGTCCCCGTTGGTGTAGGACGGTTTCACCGTGCCGTCGAGCTCGCGCAGCGCGAAGTCCCAGTCGATCGGCATCGGGATCTTCTCGACGGCGTACCCGGCGGCGCGCGCGTTGCGGGCGAAGACCCGCGCGGCCCGGTACGTCTGGCTTTCGACCAGCGCGTCCGGCGCGGTCTCGACGCCGAGCATCGCGGCGACGCGGGGGTAGTGCTCGGCGGCCATCCGGGCGTAGTCGAGCTGCTCGGGGAAGCAGGCGTGGAACAGCTCGGCCGTCGGCTGCAGCGTCATGCCCT of Amycolatopsis solani contains these proteins:
- a CDS encoding phosphatase PAP2 family protein codes for the protein MVPARRWPAVAAGCAVVLAAVYFLAVWTVPGQELENAALRGADEAAARDQAVADASLSRITLVSLAVAVVVVALVGVLRRRLDLAVAAVGVIVGGQLVTQGLKRFVLPRPGLVEVTGHYAGNSLPSGHTTIAMTVLFAALLVVPYRWRGVTLFFLLSWAVGIGAYTVTAKWHRLSDTLAADAIALGLACLASWWLARRGAVRRHDGPRRLPRVLVVTLAVLGAVVSLGLGTLLIGASLAGGGYAETVRGNAWVVYLAANSFASFGSIAAALVFLATWRRLEVA
- a CDS encoding AbfB domain-containing protein encodes the protein MRRFVVLVLALLSPLVVVTPAANAAVTPKPPPLSTPWTSQVSTTNPLPEYPRPQLQRPDWQSLNGEWEFLNPATGSGGSVDRYAAPPLGQTLPERILVPYPVESALSGIMRNDNRDLMFYRRTFTVPAAWAGRNVQLHFGAVDYEATVWVNGVQVATHKGGYDRFEADITARLTGGSNEIVVRVYDPTDGRGEKQPVGKQANSQSSIFYTPTSGIWQTVWLEPTAPTSIYSVDISPNLANNTARVRVFGRGSTSGYSVLAESMTGGAVVGSATGGFTEFSVPVPNARRWSPDDPFLYDLRVSLRTASGATVDQVVSYFGMREVGTKNVNGTLRPTLNGEFVFQAGTLDQGFWPDGLYTAPTDAALASDLQKHKDLGFNMVRKHIKVEPARWYYWADRLGLLVWQDIPSTPTADSNRTAAQIAEFETEAREIVDEHRFSPAVITYVPFNEGWGEWNLDETKRVTTNIKNQDPTRLVNPHSGFNCCASKGDPGTGDIIDWHMYTGPDGPRPSGTRVSVLGEFGGLGLRNPGHEYSPTGGFFAYEQMSSAAQLNDRFTGMIRDTKQLMLAKGLSASVYTEITDVEGEYNGLLTYDRRVQKVDTARVRAAHTDLINASKNLNAAVPLTLGHLRSFRVTTPGYTDRYLRHADSLARTDVLTTGSADGARQDAAFRTVAGLANPRCFSFESVNFPGKFLRHSDSRVRIDSDTGGSFAADATWCSRPGLAAGGTSFESVNFPGKFLRHYNEAVYLAASGGTNPWDTATSFAADATWDVSAPALWRSSVPLTANARQSLQVTTWGYTDRYLRHSGGLAYTEVVNSGSSALLKQDATYTVRRGLGESSCYSFESVNYPGQFLRHQDGRVRNSPDDGSALMRADATFCTRPGLGGTGVTFESLNIPGAYLRHFDSAVYIASGAGTGSDRPQTVSADSSWTVAAPWAP
- a CDS encoding lipase family protein, translated to MRRLWMVLLTVVLLVTTAGAVTDPPRGPDGDAFYTPPSPLPAGADGDVVWWRPLPDQPGARGYLVLYRSRSATDTPIAVSGRVLVPAAPWTGAGPRPIVSVASGTRGIGDRCAPSKFQPDYEKPLFVDAMLSRGWAVAITDYEGLGTPGLHTYVVGRSEGHTVIDAARAATRLPAAGLAAGGPVAFSGYSQGGGGAAWAGELAPSYAPELTVAGITAGGTPADLNAVAKNLDGGIGFGFLLLSALGLDAAYPELDLPAYLNDRGRTLYATQQDACVDAVFGYAFGHIADYTTANPLTTPKWQARLAENQLGARPPKAPVFLFHRSADEIIPLAQARTLRREYCAAGVPVTWGTYLGEHVTTLAFSAGDVVGYLADRFAGKPARTNC
- a CDS encoding TetR/AcrR family transcriptional regulator; translated protein: MAEAKTRRRGTELEDAILRAAADELAEAGYAGLTMERVAQRAGTNKNALYRRWPNRAALGVAAYRHLAGDRLSPPDTGDLREDALTLLRAINCGQSTPAARILRGLLAGVGDEPELLKQLNEQATDGVASTWLTVLDRAVARGEAPPEARHPRVATVALVLLRNEYLTHGLTTVDDDVLTEIVDEVFLPLVRRR
- a CDS encoding GMC oxidoreductase; this encodes MPVLNRRTVLKGAAAVAGAAALGAARVTREDHRVVVIGSGFGGGVTALRLAQAGVPVLVLERGRRWPTGPDAETFPHPTSSPDKRIFWLGSAPSLPGLPSLPPFERYTGLLEQVTGQGMSMMCAAGVGGGSLVYQGMTLQPTAELFHACFPEQLDYARMAAEHYPRVAAMLGVETAPDALVESQTYRAARVFARNARAAGYAVEKIPMPIDWDFALRELDGTVKPSYTNGDCALGVNNGGKHSVDVTYLAAAEATGRCTVAPLHNVTGVALAPDGRWEIRADRIDTAGTVLEKKVLTAKALVMAAGTANTTRLLMRAGAKGDIPDLPDELGDGWGTNGDRIYTWTNLADDFGAPQGGPVVYGSKEWDDPATANTVIQASLPPLPDLRTTMLVGYGISAGRGRFVYDAAKDDAVLHWPSNADAKLSARIHERISRIAGPLGVLLDTTAVVPSTWHPLGGAAMGAVCDLEGRVLGHRGLYVLDGALMPGTTAACNPSMTIAAVAERALDHLIAEDVDRVF